One genomic segment of Methanothermobacter tenebrarum includes these proteins:
- a CDS encoding 4Fe-4S binding protein yields the protein MPDSWKGLIKIPVTVEKTYKPIREVEVQYEIDDKKCKKCQDRPCLKVCPVDAIHEIPPDNHIEIDEKCIGCILCREACPYDAIKMKTILSEPIREPTPTINPKLCLNCGACVAACKTGAIELVASGKEEIHPVIDEEKCVRCGYCARACPSEAIKYGEILPRAVATGKALVINHNKCIGCMTCTRVCPSKGAIKVGKVSKLPYIDPAYCARCEKCMDVCPSTAIKYTTRTTAIRKFNRIHTMEMVSEILEKETEKVAEATSRINSILENIADEISNKHDEKSFEIDITDQIKEKIKEIIDGDIEIDEIVEIIEKTKPHREITSLEEKCIGCGACVDECPVNCIELEMPAPISIGEECVYCGKCVQACPVEAITLKEEFFTIKDDRILFTRREIKGPKSGKVIPDDMICQACGICVNKCPVNALSLKNDKIIVDQEACISCGECEKICTVNAIKLIAD from the coding sequence ATCCCAGATAGTTGGAAGGGGCTGATAAAAATTCCAGTAACTGTCGAAAAAACATACAAACCAATAAGGGAAGTAGAAGTCCAATATGAAATAGATGATAAGAAGTGCAAAAAATGCCAGGATAGGCCCTGCCTTAAAGTCTGCCCAGTAGATGCCATACATGAAATACCACCAGATAACCACATCGAAATAGACGAAAAATGTATAGGATGCATACTATGCAGGGAAGCATGCCCATACGATGCCATAAAAATGAAAACCATCCTATCAGAGCCTATAAGAGAACCAACACCTACAATAAACCCGAAACTTTGCCTAAACTGTGGAGCATGCGTTGCAGCTTGTAAAACTGGTGCCATAGAACTCGTAGCCTCTGGTAAAGAGGAAATACACCCAGTGATAGATGAAGAAAAGTGTGTAAGATGTGGTTACTGCGCCCGAGCATGCCCCTCAGAAGCCATAAAATATGGTGAAATCCTACCAAGGGCCGTGGCCACAGGAAAGGCCCTGGTAATAAACCACAACAAGTGCATAGGTTGCATGACATGCACAAGAGTCTGCCCATCCAAAGGGGCGATAAAAGTCGGGAAAGTAAGTAAATTACCCTACATAGACCCTGCATATTGTGCAAGATGCGAAAAATGCATGGACGTATGCCCATCAACCGCCATCAAATACACCACAAGAACCACAGCCATCAGAAAATTTAACAGAATACACACCATGGAAATGGTATCAGAAATTCTCGAAAAAGAAACAGAAAAAGTAGCAGAGGCCACAAGCAGGATAAACTCTATCCTAGAAAATATCGCCGATGAAATAAGCAATAAACATGACGAAAAAAGCTTTGAAATAGATATAACAGATCAGATAAAAGAAAAAATCAAGGAAATCATAGACGGGGACATTGAAATAGATGAAATAGTAGAGATAATCGAAAAGACCAAACCACATAGAGAAATAACAAGTTTAGAGGAGAAATGTATTGGCTGCGGAGCTTGTGTCGATGAATGCCCAGTAAACTGCATAGAACTTGAAATGCCAGCCCCAATTAGCATAGGAGAAGAATGTGTATATTGTGGAAAATGTGTACAAGCTTGTCCAGTAGAGGCAATAACCCTCAAAGAAGAATTCTTCACCATCAAAGATGATAGGATACTATTTACAAGAAGAGAAATCAAGGGGCCAAAGAGTGGAAAGGTCATCCCTGATGATATGATTTGTCAAGCATGCGGTATCTGCGTAAACAAATGCCCAGTAAATGCCCTAAGCCTCAAAAACGATAAAATAATAGTTGACCAGGAAGCTTGTATCAGCTGTGGTGAATGTGAAAAAATATGCACCGTAAACGCCATCAAACTAATCGCAGATTAA
- a CDS encoding PDGLE domain-containing protein has protein sequence MKSRDKKLIVGGVIIALIIAVLAPFLASSNPDGLESTAEKVMPNPETEPVIKSPLPDYTIPGLGKEGEVLSLVLGTIIVLIIAYGISVALKTGK, from the coding sequence ATGAAGAGTCGAGACAAGAAACTAATTGTTGGTGGGGTTATCATAGCCCTCATCATAGCAGTACTAGCACCATTCCTAGCATCTTCAAACCCTGACGGATTAGAAAGTACAGCAGAAAAGGTCATGCCAAATCCAGAGACCGAACCAGTCATAAAATCACCCCTGCCTGATTATACCATACCAGGGCTCGGTAAGGAAGGGGAAGTACTTTCATTAGTCCTTGGCACAATAATAGTTCTAATCATAGCTTATGGGATAAGTGTGGCGCTTAAAACTGGGAAATAA
- a CDS encoding CBS domain-containing protein, with the protein MKVKELMDKKFIVVGPDEDLDEVSEKMETHKRFTIPVVDEKRRLIGWITSLNVIRGLREGKKRVSEIMHIPEEIIHVHENDPARLAVLEISKHKVVNLPVLDDEGVIVGIVRALDIVKTLSSLYEIKVYKIFEAMSQELKGISWDELMEAAAIITRRRTGERITAEEYEERIKKSTFGEAIWATGGLEKFFVGLIAIGELVIARKVARARK; encoded by the coding sequence ATGAAAGTTAAAGAGCTTATGGATAAGAAATTCATAGTAGTAGGCCCAGATGAAGATCTAGATGAAGTATCAGAAAAAATGGAAACACATAAAAGATTCACCATACCTGTAGTAGACGAGAAAAGGAGACTTATAGGATGGATAACATCCCTCAATGTCATCAGGGGCCTTAGGGAGGGTAAAAAGAGGGTGTCAGAGATTATGCACATACCAGAGGAGATTATACACGTACATGAAAATGACCCTGCAAGATTAGCAGTCTTGGAAATCTCAAAACATAAGGTTGTTAACCTGCCTGTATTAGATGATGAAGGTGTCATTGTCGGGATTGTAAGAGCATTGGATATAGTGAAAACACTTTCTAGTTTATATGAGATCAAGGTTTACAAGATCTTTGAAGCCATGTCACAAGAGTTAAAGGGTATAAGTTGGGATGAGCTCATGGAAGCTGCTGCTATAATCACAAGAAGGAGAACAGGAGAAAGGATAACAGCAGAAGAATACGAGGAAAGGATAAAAAAATCAACATTTGGAGAGGCGATTTGGGCGACTGGCGGGCTTGAAAAATTCTTCGTTGGACTTATAGCAATTGGAGAGTTAGTCATAGCTAGAAAGGTTGCAAGGGCTAGGAAATAA
- a CDS encoding HesA/MoeB/ThiF family protein — protein MPRRYEGLTYWEIITRQMGFLKKNEQLKLNKGRVAVIGCGGIGGAAIEMLVRMGVGSLSIVDKDTFSISNINRQLMSNFHNIGKPKVTVTQERIWKINPFIEIETFNCEVNEDNVNTIIENSDVVIDAMDNIISRIIVSRECKRSKIPFVHGAVHASMGQVTVFGDRTPSYEEVFKLPSKGLRLTDEVKEKVQRLEGEIPPVIGPVPNIVGCIESFEALKLLTGKGSVIWAPKLLTFDLLKDDPFKIVEL, from the coding sequence ATGCCAAGAAGATATGAGGGCTTAACCTATTGGGAGATAATAACTAGACAGATGGGTTTTCTGAAAAAGAATGAACAGTTAAAGCTAAATAAGGGTAGGGTTGCAGTAATTGGATGTGGGGGTATTGGCGGCGCCGCCATTGAAATGCTAGTTAGAATGGGTGTAGGATCACTATCTATCGTAGATAAGGACACCTTCAGCATATCTAATATCAACAGGCAGTTAATGAGTAATTTTCATAATATTGGAAAGCCAAAGGTAACCGTTACCCAAGAAAGGATATGGAAGATAAACCCATTCATTGAAATCGAGACTTTTAATTGTGAAGTTAATGAGGACAATGTAAATACAATCATAGAAAATAGTGATGTTGTGATTGACGCCATGGATAACATCATATCAAGGATCATAGTTAGTAGAGAGTGTAAAAGATCCAAAATACCATTTGTACACGGGGCCGTGCATGCTTCAATGGGCCAAGTGACCGTATTTGGAGATAGGACACCATCCTATGAGGAAGTTTTTAAATTACCTTCAAAGGGTCTTAGATTAACAGATGAAGTTAAAGAGAAAGTTCAGCGCTTAGAAGGTGAAATTCCGCCAGTTATAGGGCCGGTGCCGAATATTGTTGGTTGTATAGAATCATTTGAGGCTTTAAAGCTTTTAACGGGTAAGGGTAGTGTTATATGGGCTCCCAAACTTTTAACCTTTGACCTTTTAAAGGATGACCCCTTTAAGATTGTGGAATTATAA
- a CDS encoding nickel-dependent hydrogenase large subunit, whose product MSYIPIGPIHPGIKEPLRIKLKTEGERVVAAEVDLGYFYRGAEQIAKGKPWQKVVYLSERICGICSHFHPVTFIEGLEKIAECEPPLRAQYLRVIVGELNRIQSHLIANAIYFLAIEHETLGIYLLNIREKIMDLTEMITGNRVHYAWNVVGGVRMDIKENQIKKILENLDIVEPAVYRYRKMFKTGAFLGLRSKDIGKMTREEAIDVRAVGPIARGSGVKFDWRQKHPTFTDYFDFKPVWRKEGDNYARIMVRFDEILESIKIIRRAIDELPEGPIRKECEIPEGSIDNRYEAPRGEVTYIFETAKNGIIRDITIRTPTIMNLEACVKHMFNDSPTIADAVAIYQSIDPCIACTERVTIIDEDGNKKDFRGMNNLLKEHTTQKGENER is encoded by the coding sequence ATGAGTTATATACCCATAGGGCCGATCCACCCAGGGATAAAAGAACCATTAAGAATAAAACTCAAAACAGAAGGAGAACGTGTAGTAGCCGCCGAAGTAGACTTAGGCTATTTCTATCGTGGCGCAGAACAGATAGCCAAGGGCAAACCTTGGCAGAAAGTAGTCTACCTTTCAGAGAGGATCTGCGGCATATGCTCCCACTTCCACCCCGTAACATTCATAGAGGGCCTAGAAAAAATTGCAGAGTGCGAACCCCCACTCAGAGCACAATACCTCCGGGTAATAGTAGGTGAACTCAACCGTATACAAAGCCACCTAATTGCCAATGCCATATACTTCCTGGCAATAGAACACGAAACCCTCGGAATATACTTACTAAACATCCGAGAAAAAATAATGGACCTTACAGAAATGATAACAGGAAACAGAGTGCACTACGCCTGGAACGTAGTCGGCGGAGTGCGAATGGACATCAAAGAAAACCAAATCAAGAAAATATTAGAAAACTTGGATATAGTGGAACCAGCAGTATACAGATACCGTAAAATGTTCAAAACCGGAGCATTCCTAGGCCTAAGATCCAAGGACATAGGAAAAATGACCAGAGAAGAAGCAATAGATGTAAGGGCAGTAGGACCCATAGCAAGGGGTTCCGGTGTAAAATTCGACTGGAGACAAAAACATCCAACCTTCACAGACTACTTCGATTTCAAACCAGTATGGAGAAAAGAAGGCGACAACTATGCAAGGATAATGGTAAGGTTCGATGAAATACTAGAATCCATAAAAATAATAAGAAGAGCCATCGATGAACTCCCGGAAGGGCCGATAAGGAAAGAGTGCGAAATACCGGAAGGTTCAATTGATAACAGATACGAAGCTCCAAGAGGCGAAGTCACATACATATTCGAAACAGCGAAAAATGGTATCATAAGGGATATAACCATAAGAACCCCCACTATAATGAACCTTGAAGCTTGTGTAAAACATATGTTCAATGATTCGCCTACAATAGCAGATGCAGTCGCCATATACCAGAGTATAGACCCTTGCATTGCCTGCACCGAACGTGTAACAATAATCGATGAAGATGGAAACAAAAAAGATTTCAGGGGTATGAACAACCTTTTAAAAGAACATACCACACAGAAAGGAGAAAATGAGAGGTAA
- a CDS encoding 4Fe-4S binding protein, giving the protein MSSVIWYIYEFARKKWIKRFLDAKTDPEIAESPSRFRDFPEVQKELCISCGACVASCPSPGAIKLVRDDEMEMAYPVINKSACIRCGFCVEVCPTEPKTLKTGENYLIKEEYKILPKDTLYVIDDYLCIRCEKCLEACKVGAISSHDNIITIDQSKCVSCGDCINACPIKGAIKEVFITNIDEQKEIINLLVENLEKAINLEVERVRKLPDYDPDKIIKLEFPLSKIMKKALKILPDEEKVTKIVENITDRLKINVITWDEDKCKGCRLCIDECPTGALKYNEEKGITERDPEKCLRCSICYQTCPFGVPGLYTARFLLKDDKILITLKPSQIVGRG; this is encoded by the coding sequence ATGTCCTCTGTAATATGGTACATATACGAATTCGCAAGGAAAAAATGGATCAAAAGATTCCTAGATGCTAAAACAGATCCAGAGATAGCCGAATCGCCATCAAGGTTCAGAGATTTCCCAGAAGTCCAAAAAGAATTATGCATTTCCTGTGGAGCCTGCGTAGCCTCCTGCCCATCCCCAGGGGCGATAAAACTGGTGAGAGACGATGAAATGGAAATGGCCTACCCTGTCATAAACAAATCAGCTTGTATAAGATGCGGATTCTGCGTGGAAGTGTGCCCAACAGAACCAAAAACCCTCAAAACAGGTGAAAACTATCTTATAAAAGAAGAATACAAGATACTACCAAAGGATACCCTCTATGTGATCGATGACTACCTTTGCATACGCTGCGAAAAATGCCTAGAAGCTTGCAAGGTAGGGGCCATCTCATCCCATGACAACATAATCACCATAGACCAGTCAAAATGTGTATCATGTGGAGATTGCATCAACGCATGTCCAATAAAAGGAGCCATAAAAGAAGTCTTTATCACAAACATCGACGAACAAAAAGAGATAATTAACTTATTAGTCGAGAATCTAGAAAAGGCTATAAACTTAGAAGTTGAAAGGGTTAGAAAACTCCCAGACTATGACCCTGACAAGATTATAAAATTGGAATTCCCACTATCCAAAATTATGAAAAAAGCCCTTAAAATACTTCCTGATGAAGAAAAAGTAACCAAGATAGTGGAAAATATAACAGACAGACTTAAGATCAATGTAATAACCTGGGATGAAGACAAATGCAAAGGTTGTAGATTATGCATAGACGAATGCCCCACAGGCGCCCTCAAATACAACGAAGAGAAAGGCATCACCGAAAGAGACCCTGAAAAGTGCCTCAGATGCAGCATATGCTACCAAACATGTCCATTCGGAGTCCCAGGATTATACACTGCAAGATTCCTCCTAAAAGATGATAAAATCCTCATAACCCTAAAACCATCCCAGATAGTTGGAAGGGGCTGA
- a CDS encoding NADH-quinone oxidoreductase subunit B family protein, producing MIKDFIRKRSIHVCLICTGGCNGCDIEVAALLSKRYDLEQYGIYYHNNPRECDALLVTGHVAKQWQEKLIELYNKVPEPKAVLAIGACALTGGIFQQESDKTGAPVSNFIPVDAEVPGCPPRPAEIATAILKYVPGVLASYSK from the coding sequence ATGATAAAAGACTTCATAAGGAAAAGATCCATTCACGTTTGCCTAATCTGCACTGGAGGATGCAACGGATGCGACATAGAAGTAGCCGCACTCCTATCAAAAAGATACGACCTCGAACAATACGGCATATATTATCATAACAACCCACGTGAATGCGACGCCTTACTAGTCACTGGACACGTGGCAAAACAATGGCAAGAAAAACTCATAGAATTATACAACAAAGTCCCAGAACCGAAAGCAGTGCTTGCAATAGGAGCATGCGCCCTAACAGGGGGCATATTCCAACAAGAATCCGACAAAACAGGGGCCCCAGTAAGCAATTTCATACCAGTAGATGCTGAAGTCCCAGGATGCCCGCCAAGACCGGCCGAGATAGCCACAGCCATACTAAAATACGTGCCAGGAGTCTTGGCCAGCTATTCAAAATAA
- the cbiQ gene encoding cobalt ECF transporter T component CbiQ, with protein MENLISIEKETLKESPIHNLDGRIKIIISLIIIVYAVSASDPLILFIMEAYLLLLLLFSRIPLSYTLKRLFLILPFGGFIALFQLFIKAGDIIWTGPLGVHVTMQGLLFGILLFAKITVSITAIILLSSTTTMQELTNSMRGIGIPHTFIMLLNLTVRYLFFFYDELERIKNAQKTRCFDIWNKNTEYSWRLKKIGETIAMIFLRAYEQGEKTYLSMLSRGYSQESQMYQKKSPLKRADILFMVLNISFIILLYYIQNFQL; from the coding sequence ATGGAAAATCTTATAAGCATAGAAAAGGAAACCCTGAAAGAAAGTCCTATCCATAATCTTGATGGGCGCATAAAAATAATAATAAGTCTAATCATAATAGTCTATGCAGTGAGCGCCTCTGATCCCCTCATCCTTTTTATAATGGAGGCTTATCTTCTACTTTTACTATTATTCTCTAGGATACCATTATCTTACACATTAAAGAGACTATTTTTGATATTACCATTTGGAGGTTTCATCGCCTTATTCCAATTATTTATAAAGGCTGGTGACATTATCTGGACCGGACCCCTTGGGGTTCATGTGACAATGCAAGGACTCCTATTCGGCATATTATTATTTGCGAAGATAACTGTTAGCATAACAGCGATAATCCTACTCTCTTCAACAACAACAATGCAGGAGCTTACAAATTCAATGAGGGGAATCGGGATACCACACACATTTATCATGCTTCTCAATCTAACTGTAAGGTATCTGTTCTTTTTCTATGATGAACTTGAGAGGATAAAAAATGCCCAAAAGACCCGATGCTTCGATATATGGAACAAGAACACTGAATACTCATGGAGACTGAAAAAGATAGGGGAAACCATTGCAATGATATTCCTACGTGCTTATGAACAGGGCGAAAAGACTTATCTAAGCATGCTAAGCCGCGGATATTCCCAAGAAAGCCAAATGTACCAAAAAAAATCTCCACTAAAAAGAGCTGACATTCTGTTCATGGTCCTAAATATATCCTTCATAATATTACTCTATTACATCCAAAACTTCCAATTATAA
- the glnA gene encoding type I glutamate--ammonia ligase, producing the protein MDDKIEKIMEKVEECDIKFVRLQFVDIHGAAKNMAIPLIRADQLEDIMKEGILFDGSSIEGFVDINESDLVLKPELETFSTLPWRPEEKGVCRFICDVYWPDGKPFEGDPRYALKRVLSKYEKLGYEYNVGPEPEFFILDYDDEGNIIPLDTGAYFDVEPIDQGTDFRRKLVMDLEALGFDIEVSHHEVAPGQHEIDFKFDNALKTADAVITFKQAIKAIVDKMGYLVTFMPKPFFGENGSGMHCHQSLFKDGENIFYDPDTPTQLSETAMYFIGGLLEHSRALSAICAPTVNSYKRLVPGYEAPVYIAYGFKNRSTLIRIPASRGKGTRVEFRAPDPSCNPYLAFAAMLEAGMDGVKNKIDPGEPVEFDVFKLNLKELEERGIETLPSSLWEAYHALEEDDVIKSAIGDHIYEKFMEIKHKEWDEYRIQVFKYEIEKYLNI; encoded by the coding sequence ATGGATGATAAAATCGAAAAAATCATGGAAAAAGTAGAAGAATGCGACATAAAATTCGTCAGACTACAATTCGTAGACATACACGGGGCAGCCAAAAACATGGCCATCCCCCTAATTAGAGCAGACCAACTAGAAGACATAATGAAAGAGGGCATATTATTCGACGGGTCTTCAATCGAAGGCTTCGTAGACATAAACGAAAGCGACCTCGTGTTAAAACCAGAACTAGAAACATTCTCCACACTACCTTGGAGACCAGAGGAAAAAGGTGTATGCAGATTCATATGCGACGTATACTGGCCAGATGGCAAACCATTCGAAGGCGATCCAAGATACGCCCTAAAAAGAGTCCTATCGAAATACGAGAAATTAGGATATGAATATAATGTGGGTCCAGAACCAGAATTTTTCATACTCGATTATGACGATGAAGGGAACATAATACCCCTTGACACAGGCGCGTACTTCGATGTTGAACCAATAGACCAAGGAACAGACTTCAGAAGAAAACTAGTAATGGACTTGGAAGCCTTAGGCTTTGACATTGAAGTAAGCCACCATGAAGTGGCCCCAGGACAACACGAGATCGACTTCAAATTCGACAACGCCTTAAAAACTGCAGATGCTGTTATAACATTCAAACAGGCTATAAAAGCAATAGTAGATAAGATGGGTTACCTTGTAACCTTCATGCCAAAACCATTCTTCGGAGAAAATGGAAGTGGCATGCACTGCCACCAATCACTCTTCAAAGATGGTGAAAACATATTCTACGATCCCGACACTCCCACACAATTATCAGAAACGGCAATGTACTTTATAGGGGGTCTGTTAGAGCATTCCAGAGCATTATCTGCAATATGTGCACCGACAGTCAATTCATATAAGAGATTAGTCCCAGGATATGAAGCCCCTGTGTATATTGCCTATGGTTTCAAAAACAGGTCAACACTTATAAGAATACCTGCATCCCGTGGCAAAGGTACCCGAGTCGAATTCAGAGCACCCGATCCATCATGCAATCCCTATCTTGCATTCGCTGCCATGTTAGAGGCTGGAATGGATGGTGTGAAGAATAAAATAGACCCTGGAGAACCAGTTGAATTCGATGTATTCAAACTAAACCTAAAAGAACTTGAAGAGAGAGGTATAGAAACGTTACCATCAAGTCTGTGGGAAGCATACCATGCACTTGAAGAAGATGATGTCATAAAATCAGCCATTGGAGACCATATCTATGAAAAATTCATGGAAATAAAACATAAAGAATGGGACGAATACAGAATCCAAGTATTCAAATACGAAATAGAAAAGTACCTCAACATCTAA
- a CDS encoding ABC transporter permease has translation MKLVALSRKEAYDILTNRVYVFLVIVQVIILLGSFALASVSSIALDPGLIDKWGGGQFLKVGAPEDIKGTILEKNLKEENLKLVYYSDLQSANRALGSETSATVYLGEDGNVRVNIDAGSIFYTILSEKIRRAAESYNIEKSLDNLPSEEISKVKEPIRLSIVEMNEERHVEVALESPYFVGIMYGFMVPFILFLPFFLGSNIVTDSIVGEKERKTFEVLLMAPLSPSMIIIGKIIPVVLFSILQSLAWIIILCLLHVPLYNLPLIVLLVLFMAFGFAGVGVFVSSLVDSTKEANSAITIILFIATFILFVPLFMDVGFLGPFLDFIPTVILVKLSTSQSVGGVIWDMIPSLIFSLLVFIFSTLSFKREGLIRL, from the coding sequence ATGAAATTGGTGGCATTATCAAGAAAGGAGGCATATGATATCCTCACGAATAGGGTCTATGTATTCCTCGTGATTGTACAGGTTATTATACTACTTGGAAGTTTCGCCCTTGCCAGTGTAAGCTCAATTGCATTAGACCCAGGGTTAATAGATAAGTGGGGTGGAGGTCAATTCTTGAAGGTTGGCGCACCTGAAGATATAAAGGGGACGATCCTTGAAAAAAATTTGAAGGAAGAAAATTTGAAACTTGTCTATTATAGTGATCTTCAAAGCGCGAATAGGGCACTTGGTTCGGAAACATCAGCTACGGTATATCTGGGTGAGGATGGGAATGTTAGGGTGAACATAGATGCTGGGAGCATATTCTACACTATATTATCTGAGAAGATACGAAGGGCAGCGGAATCATATAATATAGAGAAGAGCCTTGATAATCTTCCAAGTGAGGAAATAAGCAAGGTTAAGGAGCCTATTAGGCTTAGTATAGTTGAGATGAACGAGGAGAGGCATGTGGAGGTCGCCCTTGAAAGTCCGTATTTTGTTGGGATTATGTATGGTTTCATGGTACCTTTTATACTTTTTTTACCTTTCTTCCTTGGTAGTAATATCGTTACTGATAGTATTGTTGGTGAAAAGGAGAGGAAGACCTTTGAAGTGCTTCTTATGGCACCTCTATCACCATCCATGATAATAATTGGTAAGATAATCCCTGTAGTTTTATTTTCTATTCTACAGAGTTTGGCATGGATTATTATCTTGTGTTTGCTCCATGTCCCACTTTATAATTTGCCTTTGATTGTTTTGCTGGTCCTTTTCATGGCCTTTGGATTTGCGGGTGTTGGAGTGTTTGTTTCGAGTTTGGTTGACAGTACGAAGGAGGCTAATTCCGCGATAACCATCATACTTTTCATTGCAACATTTATACTTTTTGTGCCACTTTTTATGGATGTGGGTTTCCTAGGACCCTTCCTAGATTTTATACCAACTGTAATATTAGTGAAACTTTCAACCAGTCAATCTGTTGGAGGAGTTATCTGGGATATGATACCTTCTTTGATCTTTTCCCTTTTGGTATTTATTTTTTCCACTCTTTCATTCAAAAGGGAAGGCTTAATAAGATTATAA
- a CDS encoding 4Fe-4S binding protein: protein MDIIFKKSKDALKEDLQGRYMELEAVEGQGLDVGKCEMKGKFITISPECIRCNLCAEECPVDAMADAKSTRQAKVLENCVKCEICAQTCPIRCINVVESTATIDEDVKYHLKDLKIPHRILRMKNIKIDSERCKGCGTCIRFCPTEAIRLEDETATIDTSICIGCGACANVCEEGAIKLERELGPVIKTKELLIDREACVACQICEENCPTEAIRLEDEELIFLEDKCILCEVCSTKCPVGALKLKRLSYES, encoded by the coding sequence ATGGACATAATCTTTAAAAAAAGTAAAGACGCGCTTAAAGAAGACTTACAGGGGAGATACATGGAATTAGAGGCCGTGGAAGGCCAAGGTTTAGATGTTGGAAAATGTGAAATGAAGGGTAAATTCATAACAATCTCCCCAGAATGTATAAGATGTAACCTATGCGCCGAAGAATGTCCAGTGGACGCCATGGCCGATGCAAAATCCACTAGACAGGCTAAAGTGCTTGAAAATTGTGTGAAATGTGAAATATGCGCCCAGACTTGTCCTATAAGATGCATAAATGTGGTTGAGAGCACAGCAACAATAGACGAAGATGTGAAATACCACCTCAAAGACTTGAAAATACCCCACAGAATCCTGAGAATGAAAAACATCAAAATAGACAGTGAAAGATGTAAAGGTTGCGGTACATGCATCAGATTCTGCCCAACAGAAGCTATAAGACTCGAAGATGAAACCGCAACCATAGATACCAGTATATGTATCGGTTGCGGAGCTTGTGCAAATGTATGTGAAGAAGGCGCGATAAAACTTGAAAGAGAACTCGGACCCGTAATAAAAACGAAAGAACTTCTAATAGACCGAGAAGCTTGTGTTGCATGTCAAATATGTGAGGAAAATTGTCCAACAGAAGCTATAAGACTCGAAGACGAGGAACTCATATTCTTAGAGGATAAATGCATATTATGTGAAGTATGCTCTACTAAATGCCCCGTAGGCGCACTAAAATTAAAGAGGTTATCCTATGAAAGTTAA
- the cbiM gene encoding cobalt transporter CbiM encodes MHIPDGFIPLSQCVVYWIIALVALYFSIRWAGKKLDEKRIPLFAVLAAGIFAIQAMNVPIPWGTSGHMVGAALIAIIFASPWAAVLLLSIVLILQGLIFGDGGITALGANILNMGIIGGFVGYYLFKGTKGLGEIPAVFIAAWASIFLAAIACAIEMWIAGTFPLDKGLAMMGLYHAVIGIIEGVLTVVIVLAVQSARPDLFSFKEWGKEKAEVLSK; translated from the coding sequence TTGCATATACCCGATGGTTTCATACCACTTTCCCAGTGCGTCGTCTACTGGATAATAGCACTCGTAGCTTTGTATTTTAGTATTAGATGGGCCGGCAAAAAACTCGATGAAAAGCGAATCCCCCTTTTCGCCGTTTTAGCAGCTGGTATATTCGCGATACAAGCAATGAACGTCCCAATCCCATGGGGTACAAGTGGACACATGGTCGGCGCAGCACTCATTGCCATAATATTCGCAAGTCCATGGGCAGCAGTCCTATTATTATCCATCGTACTTATACTACAAGGTCTAATATTTGGAGACGGTGGAATAACAGCATTAGGGGCTAACATCCTCAACATGGGCATCATCGGAGGATTCGTAGGATACTACCTATTCAAGGGTACAAAGGGCCTAGGAGAAATACCCGCAGTTTTCATAGCAGCATGGGCTTCAATATTCTTGGCAGCTATAGCATGTGCGATAGAAATGTGGATCGCAGGAACATTCCCACTAGATAAAGGACTTGCAATGATGGGATTATACCATGCAGTCATAGGGATCATAGAAGGAGTCCTAACCGTAGTAATAGTACTAGCAGTTCAAAGCGCTCGTCCCGACCTATTCTCATTTAAAGAGTGGGGAAAAGAAAAGGCCGAGGTGTTATCTAAATGA